Proteins encoded by one window of Rutidosis leptorrhynchoides isolate AG116_Rl617_1_P2 chromosome 7, CSIRO_AGI_Rlap_v1, whole genome shotgun sequence:
- the LOC139857681 gene encoding probable arabinosyltransferase ARAD1 → MINQRPIKPRPVSSSSSSLISIQTTTSSSSASSLPQSSSLNLQKPDQITPKMAKKSIFKSIFKPILATILIIVALYTFLHTPLHPNLNPNSTIKTHLQNPQKPVKIYMYDLPIKFTYGVIESYEISRNGDTNIDIKRRKYPGNQHAAEWHLFLDLNNPERFGSNVVRVYDPNEAELFYVPFFSSLSLVADPKRSGLYSDEEMQEGLIEWLEQQIYWKRNNGWDHVFICQDPNALYKVVDKVKNGVLLVSDFGRLGRDQGSLVKDVIVPYSHRINAYKGEVGIENRKWLMFFMGNRFRKEGGKIRDSLFQILEGESDVFIKHGSQSRESRRMATQGMHTSKFCLHPAGDTPSACRLFDAIVSLCVPVIISDFIELPFEDVIDYRKIAVFVDTDSAVKPGYLAKLLRKVKSDRLLEFQTELKKVQHYFEYEDPEGTVKEIWRQVSLKLPLINLMINRDKRIVKRHLTEPDCSCICSNQTGFHTSLRR, encoded by the exons ATGATTAATCAAAGACCGATTAAACCCAGACCcgtttcttcttcatcatcatctttaatatCAATACAAACAACCACATCATCTTCATCTGCATCATCTTTACCGCAATCTTCATCCCTCAATCTTCAAAAACCAGATCAAATCACACCTAAAATGGCTAAAAAATCAATATTTAAATCAATCTTTAAACCAATCTTAGCTACAATCCTCATTATTGTAGCTCTTTACACCTTTCTTCACACCCCACTTCACCCCAATTTAAACCCCAATTCAACCATCAAAACCCACCTCCAAAATCCCCAAAAACCAGTTAAAATCTACATGTACGATCTCCCAATTAAATTCACATATGGGGTTATAGAAAGTTACGAAATTTCTCGAAATGGAGATACAAATATAGATATAAAACGCCGTAAGTATCCTGGGAATCAACATGCTGCTGAGTGGCATTTGTTTCTTGATTTGAATAACCCGGAAAGATTCGGGTCAAATGTGGTTAGGGTTTATGATCCTAATGAAGCTGAATTGTTTTATGTTCCCTTTTTTTCATCCCTCAGTTTGGTAGCTGACCCGAAAAGATCCGGGTTGTATAGTGATGAGGAAATGCAAGAGGGTTTGATTGAGTGGTTGGAACAACAGATTTATTGGAAGAGGAATAATGggtgggatcatgtgtttatttgtCAGGATCCAAATGCATTGTATAAAGTTGTTGATAAAGTGAAAAATGGTGTGTTGCTTGTTTCGGATTTCGGTAGGTTGGGTAGAGATCAAGGGTCTTTAGTGAAAGATGTGATTGTTCCGTATTCGCATCGGATTAATGCTTATAAGGGTGAAGTTGGGATTGAAAATAGGAAATGGTTGATGTTCTTTATGGGCAATCGGTTTCGAAAGGAG GGAGGAAAGATTCGTGATTCGCTGTTTCAAATACTAGAGGGTGAAAGTGACGTTTTCATAAAACATGGTTCTCAGTCACGTGAGAGTCGGCGAATGGCTACGCAAGGGATGCATACATCAAAATTTTGCTTACATCCAGCTGGCGATACACCGTCAGCTTGTCGTCTTTTTGACGCAATTGTCAGCTTGTGTGTTCCTGTTATTATCAGTGATTTTATCGAATTGCCTTTTGAAGATGTTATAGACTACAGGAAAATAGCTGTTTTCGTCGACACCGATTCAGCTGTAAAGCCGGGATACTTGGCTAAATTGTTAAGGAAAGTAAAGAGTGACCGATTATTGGAATTTCAAACGGAGTTGAAAAAG GTGCAACATTACTTTGAATACGAAGATCCAGAAGGGACCGTAAAAGAAATTTGGCGTCAAGTTTCCTTAAAACTTCCACTTATTAATCTAATGATTAATCGTGACAAGAGAATTGTTAAGCGGCATCTGACTGAACCAGATTGTTCTTGCATTTGCTCAAACCAAACAGGGTTCCACACATCGCTGCGAAGGTAA